GGCTTATGTCCTTCTAGTACTTGAACTGGGAAATTATGACGACAGCTATGTCGATGCCTATTACGGTCCGGCTGAATTGCGTGAAACTGCCACCAAGAGTAAGGCGAGCGCTGCAGATATTGCCCGGCGCGGTGAATCTTTACTGGCAGAGCTGCTAGCGGTAATCGACGGCGATGGTTCTATCGAAAACCTGCGTATGCATTACCTGAAGACACAGTTGCGGGCCCTGGTGTTCCATGCTCGTAGTCTGGCAGGAGAGAGCCCGAGAAGCTTCGCCAATGAAGCTCGAACCCTCTACGACACCGAGCCCCCGCAGCAGGATTTGGAAAGTTTTGAACCCATGCTGGAGGAGTTGGAAGCATTACTCCCAGGTGAGCAGCCCTTAAGTGAGAGGGTAGCCAGCTTCCGCAAAGCTTATGAAATTCCTGCCGATCGCCTTCAGGCCGTATTTGATGCCGCTATTAAAGAATGTCGCGCGCGCACTAAGCAGTATGTTTCGCTCCCGGCGGATGAGAGTTTTGTTCTGGAGTATGTCAGCGACAAACCCTGGAGTGGCTACAACTGGTATAAGGGGCGTTCGCACAGTCTTATACAGGTGAATAATGGCCTGCCTATTACGATAGATAGGGCTATTGACCTGGGCTGTCACGAAGGGTATCCGGGGCATCACACTTATAACGCGCTGTTGGAGCAAACTCTGGTCAAGGAACGGGGTTGGGCAGAGTACAGCGTTTACCCGCTTTTCAGTCCACAGTCATTGATTGCCGAGGGAAGTGCAAACTACGGGATTGAGCTGACTTTCCCCGGTGAGGAGAAAACCCGTTTTGAAATGGAAGTTCTCTACCCCCTAGCTGGCCTGGATCCGAAAACGGCGGAAAAGTATGAGCAGGTAATGGCCCTGGTAGATAAGTTGGGTTTTGCCGGCAATGAGATTGCCCGCCAGTATATCGACGGGGAAATTGAGGGCGCGCAGGTACCTGCGTTGTTTGAGAAATATACCTTGATGAGCCCCGCCAAGGCGGCACAGCGGAAGGATTTTGTAGATGCCTACGGCGCCTACGTAATTAATTACAATTGGGGTAAGACACTGGTTGCTGATTATGTAGAGCAGGGCAGTCAAAATAATGAAGAGCGCTGGCAGCGCTTTACCCGTTTGTTATCCTCGCCGCGCCTGCCGTCATCCCTGGATTGGTAATCATGCAGAAAGGCACTTTGAGAGAGTATTTACTATCGCGACCGGAAGCTATCGAGGATTTTCCTTTTGGCCCGGATGTAGCGGTATTTAAGATTAAGGGGCGCATGTTTGCTACCTTAAGCTGTTACCGCGGGGTGGACGCCAGTAATCTTAAGTGCGATCCCGATGAAGCCCAGGCCTTAAGGGACATCTTTTCCGGTGTTATCCCGGGTTACCATATGAACAAGAAACACTGGAATACGGTGTTGTTGGATGGCACAGTGCCGGATTATGAGATTGAGCGAATGGTAGATCGCTCATATGGCCTGGTGGTTAAGGGGCTTCGCAAGCTTGAGCGGGAGTCCCTGGAACTGGCCTATGGAGCGGAGCTGCTCTACCGTTAGAGGCCCCTGAGAATAGAAATACCCAGATTTAGTCTAGGAGAGGATGTGAACGAATTTATTGTCGATGTAACGGCAGAGAACGCCCAGCAAATTCTGATTGAAGAGTCCATGAAGCGCCCGGTAGTGGTGGACTTTTGGGCCGATTGGTGTGAGCCGTGCAAGCAGTTGATGCCGGTGTTGGAAAAACTGGCCAATGAGTATAGCGGTCAGTTTTTATTGGCGAAGGTCAATGCAGATACCGAGCAAATGCTGGCGGGTCAGCTGGGTGTACGCAGCTTGCCCACGGTAATGGTTTTAAAAGATGGCCAGCCGGTAGATGGCTTTGCCGGTGTGCAGCCAGAGACACAGATTCGTGAGATGCTGGATAAGTATCTGCCAAAACCCTGGGACATAAAGTTGCAGCAGGCACAGGCGTTAATCGGTGAAGATAAAGTGGCGGAAGCCCTGCCTTTGTTGCGTCAGGCTTATACGGAATCGTCTGAACGCACTGATATCGCCAAACAACTGGCTGCTATCTTGCTCGACCAAAACCGTGCCCAGGAAGCGGAGACTGTGCTCAGTAAAATTCTGCTGGCAGATCAGGACGCGGAATACCAGCAGCTGATGGCTCAATTGGAGCTGAAGCAACAGGCAGCGGAAACTCCAGAAATTCAGGCTCTGCAAAAGGCGCTGGAAGAAAACCCTGCGGATAGCGATTCTGCTTATCAATTGGCCGTGCAGTACAGCCAAGCCAACCGCCATGAAGAAGCACTGCAATTATTGCTGGATATTTTGCGTAAAGACATGGGCTTTGCCGATGGTGCTGCCAAGCAGACGTTCCTGGATATTGTAAAAAGTTTGGGTGCTGGCGACCCTGTTGCCACTCAATACCAGCGCAAGTTAATGACTATGATGTTTTAAAAATACTCTGCCGGTAAACAAAGGGGCCCAAGAGGCCTCTTTGTTTTTTGGGGGAGAGAAGGACGATTATTTATGTATAAGCTCTGTGTTTATATTCCCGAGTCTCACCTGGAAGCGGTAAAGCAAGCGCTATTTTCCGTGGGGGCTGGGCGTATTGGCGACTACGATAGTTGTTGTTGGCAAGTCCTGGGAGAGGGGCAGTTCAGGCCGCTGGATGGGAGTCAGCCATTTATTGGTCAGTCGGGACAGGTCGAGACTGTGATGGAATACCGTGTGGAGATGGTCTGTGCCGATGAGCTGGTGGATGCTGCTCTCAATGCAATGCGAGCAGCCCACCCCTATGAAGAACCGGCGTTTGACCTCTGGCGATTGGATGATCGCTGCAGTAGTGCCGGCTTAAATAAAGCAGAGGCCTCTTAAAGGCTATCGAGTACCTTTTGTCGTTCGTGGCTTTTTTGCTCGATCGCTTTCGCATCTTCCAGTAATTTTGAAACGCTGGTGTGGTGGGTCGGCAGTTTATTTTCGGCGGGGCTACTGTCTTCAACGATCGAGTCAGAACTCAAGTCAATAGGGTCATTGGCGGTGACTGTATTTAGAGGCTTGACGCGGTGAATACGCACGTGTGAATCCAACCCCTCCGGTACGGTGTCTGAGAAGTGCCAGTTCCCATCTTTATCTTTCCAGGTAAAAACCTCAGATGTTTGCTTGGTAGAATCCCCTTGAGGCACAAGCCCACTGGAAGTTGCCAGCTCTTCAATTTTTGAAACCGATTCCTGGGTGGTTTCGCGCACACTTTGCATAGCTCGCTCACCGGTTTCGCGAATCGCTGAAATATCCGGTTTTTGTGGCAGCCAGTCGGAGGGTGACATGATGGGTTTGCCATCTGGGCCCGGTAAAATCATTGGCAGGACAATGCCTACCAGTAATAAAGCACCGAGCATTGAGAAGTATTTCATGCAAACATCCTTTTAATGCAGGGTCATTAACTAAAGTGGCTCACAGCTTGCGATTGATGACGCCACGATGCAGCTGGTACTGGCCGATACGCGTGTCATCGAAGTAATGCTCCAGAGTACGGTGCATGATAGGAAACGCGATTTCTTTCCAGGGAATTTCATCTTCGCGAAATAGCTCCACCTCAAGAGATTCTGGCCCGGGCCCGAAATTCATATCGGTCAATTCCCCCCGGTACATCATATAAACCTGATTGATGTGAGGAATATCATAAATGGAGTAGAGATCGTCCACACGAATACTGGCCCGGGCTTCTTCCCAAGATTCCCGTAAGGCGCCTTCTTCACTTGTCTCACCACTCTCCATAAATCCGGCAGGTAGGGTCCAAAGCCCCAAGCGCGGTTGTATAGCGCGCTTGCACAACATTACTTTATTGTCGACGTAGGGGAGGACCCCGACAATAACACGGGGGTTAATGTAATAAATGGCGCCGCAATCGCCACAGGTGTGGCGGGGGCGGTCATCGCCCTTGGGAATGGAAAGTGTTACGGCGTTACTGCCGCATTGGCTGCAAAATTTCATGGCGTCAGTATACCCATGCAAGATTTGAGCGCCAGCTTCCCGACCGGTTGACGCCTATAGTTGTTAGTGATGTTGAAGTATAAAGGCGGTATCTACCCTGCGATGGCGCGTTTTTTTCTGCTCGGACTAGCGCTCCTTGTCCTTTGCGCCTGTGGCGGTAAAGGCGAAGAGGAAAAGGCGCCACCTCCCCCGCCAGTAGAAGTACTGGTTGTTAGGGAGGAGCCTGTTATCCCCCGCTTTGAATTCGTCGGACGGGTAGAGGCAACTGATGAATATCAAGTCCGCCCACGAGTACAAGGGTATATCCAGAGCCGCAATTTTACCGAGGGGGAAACCGTCCAGAAAGGGCAGTTACTGTTTGAAATTGACCCGCGCCCTTTTATTGCCGAACTGGCGAATCAGCGCGCTACTCTGGAACAATCCCAAGCCTCCCTGAGAGTTGCTGAGCGGAACTTCCACCGTGGCCGCCGTTTGGTGGCCACTGGGGCTATCAGCCAGGTACAGATGGATGAGCTTGAAGGCAATTTTGAGGAAGCGGAATCCCAAGTCGATGCCAATCGCGCCAAAGTGCAAAGCGCTGAGCTGGATCTTTCTTATACCAAAGTTTACGCGCCACTCACTGGAAGAATCGGGCGTACAGAATTTCCAGTGGGTTCCCTGGTAGGGCCAAGCACCGATCCCCTGGCCACCATCGTAAAAATGGATCCCATTTATGTGCTCTTTGAAGTGCCAGAAGAGCAACTTTATGCGGTGCAGGTGGATTCCCAGAGGCGACAGCGAGAGGGTTTAAGTCCCACTCGCCTGGATGTCCGCATTGAGTTACCCGACGGCAATTACTACCCCCATAAGGGCAAAATCGTATTTATCGATAATCAGATCGATCCCAATACCGGATCGGTAGCGGTGCGCTCCCTGTTTCCCAATCCAGGCCAACTATTAGTACAGGGCCAGTTTGCCCGAGTTTCCATAAGCGTCTACACCGGCAATGACGCCCTGAGGCCGCTGGTACCCCAGTCAGCGGTCATGGAGGATATGCAGGGCCGTTACGTCTTTGTTTTGGGCAAAGATAATATTGCGGAGAAGCGCTACCTGACCTTGGGGCAGAGGGAAGGGGAGTTGTGGGCTGTAGATCGCGGGCTTGTCGCCGGTGAATCTGTAATCGTTAATGGTTTGCAGAGGGTTGTCGCAGGAAAGCCGGTGACGCCGCAAAACACCCCTAGAAACCCCTACGATGTTGAAGCACCACCAGCCCCTCCCGCCGAGCAAAGTAGTAGTTCTGCGGCGAAATCTGGCTCTACAGACAGTCAAGGGGAGAGAGAGCTACCGGTAACTGATGGGGAGGCGGCGCCAGCAAGCCCTGAATCTGAGGGGCATGACGATGACTACAAATAGCTGTCGCTGCCCATGATTAGCGCCTTTTGTATCCGGCGGCCACGATTCGCCTTTGTTATTTCCATATTGATCACCCTCGCAGGGATACTCTCCTTGCCACAATTACCGGTGTCGCAATTCCCTGAAATAACGCCACCGACCATCAATGTCGCCGCCACGTTTGCCGGTGCCAGCGCTGAAGTAGTGCGCGATAGTGTGGCTGTGCCGATTGAGTCGCAAGTTAATGGTGTGGAGGGCATGGATTATATGTCTTCCACCAGTGGCAATGATGGCTCCTACAGTCTCACAGTGACATTCAAGCCTGGCTACGACGATGACATCGCCCAGGTTAATGTTCAGAACCGGGTGGAGCAGGCCACTCCCCAGCTACCTGAGGATGTGAAAAGGGATGGGGTGGTAGTTTCCAAGCAGAGCACCACGCTGTTACTAGTAGTCAATTTGTTTTCCCCAGATGAAAAGTTTGATGAATTATTTCTGGCAAACTACGCCGAGATTTATTTAAAAGATGAATTGGCGCGGGTGCTGGGGGTGAGCAGTGTTGTTATTTTTGGCTCGCGCAATTACGCCATGCGCCTTTGGCTCGACCCCAACCGAATGGCCTCGTTAGATGTCACCGCCCAGGATGTTATCTCTGCGGTGCAGGCACAGAACGTAGAGGTAGCTGCCGGTCAGATCGGGGCGCCACCGATCCGCCAAGATCAGCAGTTCCAATACAATATTTTGGTGCAGGGGCGCTTGGTATCTCCCAGTGAGTTTGAGGACATCACCATCCGCGCCAAGCCCGATGGTGCCATGGTAAAAGTCAAGGATGTGGCGAGGGTGGAGCTGGGAAGTGAATCTTACTCTTCCTATGGGCAATTGGATAACCAGGCTTCAGCAGTGATAGGGGTGTACCAGCTGCCCGAGGCAAATGCGATCGAAGTGGCCGATGGCATAAAGGCCAAGGTTGCTGAGCTGTCGAAGCGCTTCCCAGATGGGCTGGAAGCGGAGATTCTCTACGACACCACATTATTCGTAGAGGCCTCAATTAAAGAGGTTGTGGAAACACTGATTATTGCCCTGATATTGGTAATACTGGTGGTTTTTTTGTTTCTGCAGGATTGGCGCTCTACGCTGGTACCAGCCATTGCTATTCCCGTATCCCTGATAGGCACCTTTGCCTTAATGCTGGCATTTGGGATGACGATTAACACCATCACATTGTTTGCCTTAATCCTGGCGATAGGCATAGTGGTAGATGATGCGATTATCGTGGTGGAAAACACCCAGCGGTTAATGGCTGATGGCCTCCCGCCAAAGGAAGCCGCGCTGGAATCGATGCGTGAAGTTACCGGCCCCGTTATTGCTACTACCCTTGTTTTGTTTGCAGTTTTTGTCCCGGTAATGTTAATGCCGGGAATTACGGGGAAAATGTATCAGCAGTTTGCTGTCACCATTTCAATGGCGGTGGCCATTTCCTCCCTGAATGCACTGACATTAAGTCCGGCCCTCTGTGCCAGTTTGTTAAAGCCGAGCAAAGACGGGGAAGTAGCCGGTATTAAAGAGACCGGTATTTTT
This DNA window, taken from Microbulbifer sp. VAAF005, encodes the following:
- a CDS encoding MmcQ/YjbR family DNA-binding protein — translated: MQKGTLREYLLSRPEAIEDFPFGPDVAVFKIKGRMFATLSCYRGVDASNLKCDPDEAQALRDIFSGVIPGYHMNKKHWNTVLLDGTVPDYEIERMVDRSYGLVVKGLRKLERESLELAYGAELLYR
- a CDS encoding NUDIX hydrolase produces the protein MKFCSQCGSNAVTLSIPKGDDRPRHTCGDCGAIYYINPRVIVGVLPYVDNKVMLCKRAIQPRLGLWTLPAGFMESGETSEEGALRESWEEARASIRVDDLYSIYDIPHINQVYMMYRGELTDMNFGPGPESLEVELFREDEIPWKEIAFPIMHRTLEHYFDDTRIGQYQLHRGVINRKL
- a CDS encoding DUF4124 domain-containing protein, coding for MKYFSMLGALLLVGIVLPMILPGPDGKPIMSPSDWLPQKPDISAIRETGERAMQSVRETTQESVSKIEELATSSGLVPQGDSTKQTSEVFTWKDKDGNWHFSDTVPEGLDSHVRIHRVKPLNTVTANDPIDLSSDSIVEDSSPAENKLPTHHTSVSKLLEDAKAIEQKSHERQKVLDSL
- a CDS encoding YqfO family protein, whose amino-acid sequence is MYKLCVYIPESHLEAVKQALFSVGAGRIGDYDSCCWQVLGEGQFRPLDGSQPFIGQSGQVETVMEYRVEMVCADELVDAALNAMRAAHPYEEPAFDLWRLDDRCSSAGLNKAEAS
- the trxA gene encoding thioredoxin — protein: MNEFIVDVTAENAQQILIEESMKRPVVVDFWADWCEPCKQLMPVLEKLANEYSGQFLLAKVNADTEQMLAGQLGVRSLPTVMVLKDGQPVDGFAGVQPETQIREMLDKYLPKPWDIKLQQAQALIGEDKVAEALPLLRQAYTESSERTDIAKQLAAILLDQNRAQEAETVLSKILLADQDAEYQQLMAQLELKQQAAETPEIQALQKALEENPADSDSAYQLAVQYSQANRHEEALQLLLDILRKDMGFADGAAKQTFLDIVKSLGAGDPVATQYQRKLMTMMF
- a CDS encoding efflux RND transporter periplasmic adaptor subunit, whose protein sequence is MLKYKGGIYPAMARFFLLGLALLVLCACGGKGEEEKAPPPPPVEVLVVREEPVIPRFEFVGRVEATDEYQVRPRVQGYIQSRNFTEGETVQKGQLLFEIDPRPFIAELANQRATLEQSQASLRVAERNFHRGRRLVATGAISQVQMDELEGNFEEAESQVDANRAKVQSAELDLSYTKVYAPLTGRIGRTEFPVGSLVGPSTDPLATIVKMDPIYVLFEVPEEQLYAVQVDSQRRQREGLSPTRLDVRIELPDGNYYPHKGKIVFIDNQIDPNTGSVAVRSLFPNPGQLLVQGQFARVSISVYTGNDALRPLVPQSAVMEDMQGRYVFVLGKDNIAEKRYLTLGQREGELWAVDRGLVAGESVIVNGLQRVVAGKPVTPQNTPRNPYDVEAPPAPPAEQSSSSAAKSGSTDSQGERELPVTDGEAAPASPESEGHDDDYK